The following are from one region of the Cataglyphis hispanica isolate Lineage 1 chromosome 16, ULB_Chis1_1.0, whole genome shotgun sequence genome:
- the LOC126855402 gene encoding uncharacterized protein LOC126855402, with the protein MTILPVLLGTLGALIAAQDTKTMVFPSNGNGTSLEMGGKMEPATYQPDMTRTAVPTTLVVPPQPQPQPMLPSDYFFPMPQATFLHHRSENMPYGYEYPNIGYPMAHSIDHSVVPSSKQLVVVSFIGLLLLLAIIQNTLSATKRKDAIMDLLSSRQKRDVYATRDFRSVTPEEEEILNNDARVRCVQRTICLENRKLFKDLGVSGKILAKHLTRDIEKSFKSPSGWDRLVRDAGAAGIRGDDCDVLYRDCVDIPVTRKMHKISDNVLTDIKNRDKFDSIR; encoded by the exons ATGACGATACTTCCGGTATTGCTCGGCACGCTCGGGGCTTTAATCGCCGCCCAGGATACGAAAACCATGGTGTTCCCGTCAAACGGAAATGGCACGTCTTTAGAGATGGGAGGTAAAATGGAGCCGGCAACCTATCAACCGGATATGACGCGGACAGCAGTCCCTACGACCCTCGTCGTGCCGCCGCAGCCGCAGCCGCAGCCGATGCTGCCCTCGGATTACTTTTTCCCCA tgCCCCAAGCAACGTTTCTGCATCATAGAAGCGAAAACATGCCGTATGGATACGAATATCCTAACATTGGATATCCAATGGCACACTCGATAGACCATTCCGTTGTTCCATCATCGAAACAACTTGTAGTAGTCAGTTTCATCGGTCTCCTATTGCTTTTGGCGATTATACAAAACACGCTTAGCGCTACTAAGCGAAAAGATGCGATAATGGACCTGTTATCATCCAGGCAGAAACGGGATGTCTATGCTACGCGTGATTTTCGTTCAGTG ACcccggaggaggaggagattCTTAATAACGATGCTAGAGTACGATGCGTACAGAGGACGATCTGTCTTGAGAATCGCAAGCTCTTTAAGGATTTGGGAGTGTCGGGAAAAATATTGGCGAAGCACTTGAC GAGagatatagaaaaatcatTCAAGTCACCTTCAGGTTGGGATCGTCTTGTGAGGGATGCAGGTGCAGCGGGAATTCGGGGAGACGATTGCGATGTACTTTATAGAGATTGCGTAGACATTCCAGTGACAAGAAAAATGCATAAGATTTCAGACAACGTCTTAACAGATATTAAGAATCGTGATAAATTTGATTCAATTCGTTAA